Proteins encoded together in one Flavobacteriales bacterium window:
- the kbl gene encoding glycine C-acetyltransferase yields the protein MYGSLQHHLQRELKAIDEAGLFKRERIITSEQGAEITVNGRQVLNFCANNYLGLSSHPEVVKAAHATLDTHGYGMSSVRFICGTQDIHKELEHKLAEFHGTEDTILYAACFDANGGVFEPLLGEEDAIISDALNHASIIDGVRLCKAKRYRYANNDMADLEQQLKAARADGCRHIVVVTDGVFSMDGIVADLKGICDLADRYEALVMVDECHAAGFIGTTGRGSVEHCGVMGRVDIITGTLGKALGGAMGGYTTGRKEIIEMLRQRSRPYLFSNSLAPAIVGASIAVIDLLSRSTELRDRLEANVLRFRSGIEALGFATRGAGAAIVPVMLGDARLSQVMADRLLEEGIYVIGFFYPVVPKDTARIRVQLSAAHTDAHIDQALAAFGKVGRELGVIA from the coding sequence ATGTACGGCTCCCTCCAGCACCACCTACAGCGTGAATTGAAGGCCATCGACGAGGCCGGCCTGTTCAAGCGCGAGCGCATCATCACCAGTGAGCAGGGCGCCGAGATCACGGTGAACGGCCGGCAGGTGCTCAACTTCTGTGCGAACAACTACCTGGGGCTCAGTTCACATCCCGAGGTGGTGAAGGCCGCCCACGCGACCCTCGACACCCACGGGTATGGGATGAGCAGCGTGCGATTCATCTGCGGCACGCAGGACATCCATAAGGAGCTCGAGCACAAGCTCGCGGAGTTCCACGGTACGGAGGACACCATCCTCTACGCGGCCTGCTTCGATGCGAACGGCGGCGTGTTCGAGCCCCTGCTGGGTGAGGAGGACGCCATCATCAGCGATGCGCTCAACCACGCGAGCATCATCGACGGGGTGCGGCTGTGCAAGGCGAAGCGGTACCGCTATGCCAACAACGACATGGCCGACCTAGAGCAGCAGCTCAAAGCGGCCCGCGCCGATGGGTGCCGCCACATCGTCGTGGTCACCGACGGGGTGTTCAGCATGGACGGCATCGTGGCCGACCTCAAGGGCATTTGCGACCTGGCCGACCGCTACGAGGCGTTGGTGATGGTCGATGAGTGCCACGCGGCCGGCTTCATCGGCACGACGGGGCGCGGCAGCGTGGAGCACTGCGGAGTGATGGGCCGCGTGGACATCATCACCGGTACTCTGGGCAAGGCCCTGGGCGGGGCCATGGGCGGCTACACCACAGGCCGCAAGGAGATCATCGAGATGCTTCGACAGCGCAGCCGGCCCTACCTCTTCAGCAACTCCCTGGCCCCGGCCATCGTGGGTGCCAGCATCGCCGTGATCGACCTGCTGAGCCGCAGCACCGAGCTGCGCGACCGGCTGGAGGCCAACGTGCTGCGCTTCCGCTCCGGCATCGAGGCCCTGGGCTTCGCCACCCGCGGGGCCGGTGCCGCGATCGTCCCCGTGATGCTGGGCGATGCCCGCCTGAGCCAGGTGATGGCCGACCGGCTGCTGGAGGAGGGCATCTATGTGATCGGCTTCTTCTACCCCGTGGTGCCGAAGGACACGGCGCGGATCCGCGTACAGCTGAGCGCGGCCCACACCGACGCCCACATCGACCAGGCCCTGGCGGCCTTCGGCAAGGTGGGCCGCGAGCTGGGCGTCATCGCCTGA